From Virgibacillus natechei, the proteins below share one genomic window:
- a CDS encoding YvrJ family protein — protein MEHANEIAMLLGNFGFPILVSIYLLVRFEQKIGELSDRVNSMARTIEKILIKDKNK, from the coding sequence ATGGAACATGCGAATGAAATTGCAATGTTATTAGGTAATTTTGGGTTTCCTATTCTCGTATCTATCTACTTGCTTGTTCGATTTGAACAGAAAATAGGAGAACTTTCTGATAGGGTTAATTCAATGGCAAGAACAATTGAAAAAATATTAATAAAAGATAAGAATAAGTAA
- a CDS encoding WVD2 family protein, with protein sequence MNSVFLVQDSWVITMLSVYILALTLYLCIIYLQKIDFYSLKGGKVKKPQNRRPVSLLFQVHVIPLLIGALQFFSEGLENWLSTVVHFVVLSTYIILFIAIVKHIFYILAYKRNAYTDVWSIDIGQSKVYYILAIIVFPFSFFFEWSVLTWLPLVFLIYGFITKVGAEDALKANEQRAYMERLEEENKQLRKQLSQNED encoded by the coding sequence TTGAATTCTGTCTTTCTTGTACAGGATAGTTGGGTGATCACGATGCTTTCGGTTTATATCCTCGCACTGACCCTCTATCTATGTATAATTTATTTACAAAAAATCGATTTTTATTCTCTTAAGGGAGGAAAAGTTAAGAAGCCTCAAAATCGCCGGCCGGTTTCTCTACTATTTCAAGTCCATGTCATTCCCCTTCTAATTGGTGCGCTGCAATTCTTTAGCGAGGGTCTAGAAAACTGGTTGTCTACAGTGGTTCATTTCGTTGTTTTAAGTACTTATATTATTTTGTTCATCGCTATTGTTAAACATATTTTTTACATTTTGGCGTACAAACGAAACGCCTATACAGACGTTTGGTCCATCGATATTGGTCAGTCTAAGGTTTATTATATACTTGCTATTATCGTGTTTCCTTTTTCTTTTTTCTTTGAATGGAGTGTTCTTACGTGGCTTCCGCTTGTTTTTCTCATCTATGGATTTATAACTAAAGTTGGGGCTGAGGACGCCCTCAAGGCAAACGAGCAGCGTGCGTACATGGAGAGGTTAGAAGAAGAGAATAAGCAGCTCAGAAAACAGTTAAGTCAAAATGAAGACTGA
- a CDS encoding sigma-70 family RNA polymerase sigma factor: protein MNRELMNTVEKIKNTSDDPLLVNFYKDSDNYRLFIQALNDPYDTNIQKLDRAFKRYFKEKKKVLYISNLIKGFAQDYDKRSKKEGASLSLDRPINDSEDETVTLKDALKDGDVEEIFESALEKTVPLEDLIENECVAKAFKKLRPEQKDVLTYSIVSGLMNKEIAQALNLSEQMVSYHRKSALKQLRAALEG from the coding sequence ATGAATAGAGAACTAATGAACACAGTTGAAAAAATCAAGAATACGAGCGACGATCCATTGTTAGTCAATTTTTACAAAGACAGCGACAACTATCGTCTCTTTATTCAAGCACTTAACGACCCTTATGATACTAATATTCAAAAATTAGATAGAGCATTCAAACGGTACTTTAAAGAAAAAAAGAAAGTCCTTTATATAAGCAACTTAATCAAGGGTTTTGCTCAAGATTATGATAAACGCTCAAAAAAAGAAGGGGCTTCCCTGTCTTTAGATAGGCCCATTAACGACTCCGAGGACGAGACCGTCACGCTCAAAGATGCATTAAAGGACGGAGACGTAGAAGAAATTTTTGAGTCAGCGCTTGAAAAAACAGTACCTTTAGAAGATTTGATTGAGAATGAATGCGTAGCGAAGGCATTTAAAAAACTTCGACCCGAACAAAAAGATGTACTCACTTACTCAATTGTAAGTGGCTTGATGAACAAAGAAATAGCTCAAGCCTTGAACCTTTCTGAGCAAATGGTCTCCTATCACCGAAAAAGTGCACTAAAACAACTACGAGCAGCATTGGAGGGATAA
- a CDS encoding DUF309 domain-containing protein, which translates to MRYPEAYVDFLVYFQGVRDYFECHEILEDEWKKVPPEERKSYWKGFIAIAVSQYHHRRGNFKGGERAMQNAITRLEKEQSLLRAFGLDGEVALQLFAEKLTAIRANKPYESMNLPIIDDELMKRCHQRSQGRGCTFGNSSDMSDEALINKHRMPNRDAVISKREAMYRRNM; encoded by the coding sequence GTGCGTTATCCAGAAGCCTATGTTGATTTCCTTGTTTATTTTCAAGGTGTACGGGATTATTTCGAGTGTCATGAAATTTTGGAAGATGAATGGAAGAAGGTCCCCCCTGAAGAAAGAAAATCGTATTGGAAAGGGTTCATCGCCATTGCCGTTTCGCAATACCATCACCGTCGGGGTAATTTCAAAGGCGGGGAACGTGCCATGCAAAACGCCATAACACGTTTGGAAAAAGAACAGTCTCTGCTGCGTGCTTTTGGTTTAGATGGGGAAGTTGCATTGCAGTTGTTTGCGGAGAAATTGACTGCTATTCGCGCAAACAAACCTTATGAAAGCATGAATCTGCCAATTATTGATGATGAGCTTATGAAACGATGCCACCAACGTTCTCAAGGTAGAGGCTGCACATTCGGTAATTCAAGCGACATGAGTGATGAAGCCTTAATCAATAAGCATCGCATGCCGAATAGAGACGCTGTTATTTCAAAGCGGGAGGCCATGTACCGGAGGAATATGTGA
- a CDS encoding peptidoglycan recognition protein family protein: MVQLQNTLRPGDEGQAVRDLQQALVEHNFYPDIDSPNNGVDGIYGPDTEDAVRRFQIINGLQVDGIAGSETRNALGIGGGSGGGTGGGSGTTLRTGHSGERVRGLQQALVDAGYYPNINASNNGIDGIYGANTQDAVRRYQIMHGLQVDGIAGPETLASLGLSGGSGQVLRLGDEGEAVRQLQQALVDNNFYPDINAPNNGVDGIYGPNTEDAVRRYQTINGLMVDGIAGPDTLSSLGISDGGSGGGGNDGGSGNPGNLRRGDQGEAVRVLQQALVDNNFYPNINAANNGVDGHYGANTEDAVRRFQIINGLTVDGIAGSETLNALSISAGTGDPGDGSGGGGGPATGGDISGMKKVERLVPRSNYNRPEYAMNPDYITIHETANTAPSATASMHASFVRNSSTQVSWHFTVDDSDTYYQHLPLNESGFHAGDGSGDGNRNSIGIELCVNTGGDFSRTRQTAAALVRQLMHDLNIPIENVVTHNHWSGKLCPANLLNIFDEFKDQVMNSTVHDDGNPGELPEDGGVIEYGTFKYTSPFIDLESEHRMREEGYTFGFNVVADVELGPVSGEMSVTIGFGDPDDSLFDVGETWRLTENELGTEITAAITDIAEFFGVPGSSEYNQARDTLNDILSEDINDIVEVRVQPPSNPQFSSSWPFFTFDLFTIEVMRKLEDDGVFVVEKMVIQDVDWNNDDNFKRYATVVVLVLLAAILLKGSWLAVFIGNVLRQIAGWFGRNLPGMPAPI, translated from the coding sequence TTGGTACAACTACAAAACACATTAAGACCAGGCGATGAAGGGCAGGCGGTAAGAGATCTTCAGCAAGCACTGGTAGAACACAATTTTTATCCAGACATCGATTCACCGAATAATGGCGTCGATGGCATCTATGGACCGGATACAGAAGACGCTGTACGCCGGTTTCAGATTATAAACGGTCTACAAGTAGATGGTATCGCGGGCTCTGAAACGCGTAATGCATTAGGTATTGGTGGCGGTTCCGGTGGAGGAACTGGAGGGGGCTCTGGCACTACACTACGAACAGGTCATTCAGGAGAGCGTGTGCGAGGATTGCAGCAGGCGCTAGTTGATGCTGGGTACTATCCGAATATTAATGCTTCTAACAATGGGATCGACGGTATCTACGGCGCAAATACTCAAGACGCGGTTCGGCGTTATCAAATTATGCATGGTTTACAAGTGGACGGGATTGCCGGGCCAGAAACATTAGCGTCACTTGGTTTAAGTGGCGGTTCCGGACAGGTATTGCGTCTGGGCGACGAAGGTGAAGCCGTACGCCAGTTACAACAGGCCCTTGTAGACAACAACTTCTACCCTGACATTAACGCACCAAATAATGGGGTGGACGGCATCTATGGTCCCAATACTGAAGACGCGGTACGCCGTTACCAAACGATAAACGGCTTAATGGTTGATGGCATTGCAGGTCCAGATACCCTTTCATCGTTAGGTATTAGCGATGGCGGATCAGGAGGAGGCGGTAATGACGGTGGCTCAGGAAATCCAGGTAATCTTCGCAGAGGCGACCAGGGTGAAGCTGTTCGTGTTTTGCAACAAGCCTTAGTTGATAACAATTTCTATCCAAACATTAACGCCGCGAATAATGGTGTGGATGGACACTACGGCGCTAATACAGAAGATGCTGTTCGTCGCTTCCAAATCATAAATGGTTTAACGGTCGACGGGATAGCTGGATCCGAAACGCTGAATGCTTTAAGTATTAGTGCAGGCACAGGTGACCCCGGTGACGGATCAGGAGGAGGCGGTGGCCCTGCTACTGGCGGTGATATTTCTGGTATGAAAAAGGTTGAACGCCTTGTTCCTCGTTCCAACTATAACCGCCCAGAGTATGCAATGAATCCAGACTATATTACGATTCATGAAACAGCAAACACAGCACCGAGCGCGACTGCTTCTATGCATGCAAGCTTTGTTCGCAATTCGTCCACACAAGTTTCATGGCACTTTACTGTTGATGATTCCGACACATACTATCAACATCTGCCGCTAAACGAAAGTGGATTCCATGCAGGTGATGGCAGTGGGGATGGAAACCGAAATAGCATTGGCATTGAACTGTGCGTAAATACTGGTGGGGACTTTTCTAGAACTAGGCAGACAGCTGCAGCACTTGTTAGACAGTTAATGCATGACTTAAACATTCCGATTGAAAATGTCGTCACGCATAATCACTGGAGCGGTAAACTGTGCCCAGCAAATCTCTTAAATATCTTTGATGAATTCAAAGATCAGGTGATGAATTCAACAGTCCACGACGACGGGAACCCAGGGGAGCTCCCAGAAGATGGGGGAGTGATTGAATATGGAACCTTTAAATATACTTCTCCTTTTATTGATTTAGAGTCAGAGCATCGTATGCGAGAAGAGGGGTATACATTTGGTTTTAATGTGGTCGCAGACGTTGAGCTAGGACCCGTTTCAGGAGAAATGTCCGTCACGATTGGGTTCGGTGACCCTGATGACTCTCTATTTGATGTAGGAGAGACTTGGAGATTGACTGAGAATGAGTTGGGAACAGAGATAACCGCAGCAATTACAGACATTGCAGAGTTTTTTGGAGTTCCTGGTTCGTCTGAATACAATCAAGCCAGAGATACCCTTAATGACATCCTTAGTGAAGATATAAACGACATTGTGGAAGTGCGTGTGCAACCACCATCAAACCCGCAATTTAGCTCTTCTTGGCCATTTTTCACCTTTGATTTGTTTACCATAGAGGTAATGCGAAAACTTGAAGACGATGGCGTCTTTGTAGTAGAAAAAATGGTTATTCAAGATGTGGATTGGAACAATGACGATAATTTTAAAAGGTATGCCACAGTCGTTGTTCTTGTTCTACTAGCTGCAATTCTATTAAAAGGTAGCTGGTTAGCAGTATTTATTGGGAATGTTTTAAGACAAATTGCTGGCTGGTTTGGTCGAAACTTACCAGGGATGCCGGCCCCGATTTAA
- a CDS encoding NHL repeat-containing protein, whose translation MVYIFTKTLLVSETTAGRIKDITEPGNYLDVDPFAYGLKGPSSIVPLPDGRIYVCETSGNRIVDISMGGESSDNIPFIDGLKRPYSLTYLDNNLEVVERESVSSNRVLKINPDTGSKNVLIKNIPAVPMPGLEGILPQSAFPDDWEYEWSMFSSCAGWKTKIRAEDGNEFSVSSSSALGQIVKDPESESDYMDIVKNGHLIASGLDWKGGMIQHPTNKMLYVTQPHKGTILEVDPFDSRDYRFQAPIIQGLNMPTCVRFSPDGNSLYVCSAPTGSIWKLSGFQA comes from the coding sequence ATGGTGTACATCTTCACCAAGACCCTGCTAGTTTCTGAAACAACAGCTGGAAGAATTAAAGATATTACCGAACCTGGAAATTATTTAGATGTAGATCCTTTTGCTTATGGTTTAAAAGGGCCATCAAGTATAGTTCCGTTGCCAGATGGGAGAATTTACGTCTGTGAAACTTCAGGGAATAGGATTGTTGATATAAGTATGGGTGGAGAAAGCTCAGATAATATACCTTTTATTGATGGTTTAAAAAGACCATATAGTTTAACCTATTTAGATAATAATTTAGAAGTAGTAGAGCGTGAAAGTGTTAGCTCAAATAGAGTTTTAAAAATTAATCCAGACACTGGTTCTAAAAATGTGTTAATAAAAAATATACCAGCAGTACCAATGCCTGGATTAGAAGGAATTCTTCCTCAGAGTGCCTTTCCTGATGACTGGGAATATGAGTGGAGTATGTTTAGTAGTTGTGCAGGCTGGAAAACGAAAATACGAGCCGAGGATGGGAACGAATTTAGTGTATCTAGTAGTTCTGCTTTGGGCCAAATTGTTAAGGATCCAGAGAGTGAATCAGATTATATGGATATAGTTAAAAATGGACATTTGATAGCTTCTGGATTGGATTGGAAAGGTGGTATGATTCAACATCCAACTAATAAAATGTTATATGTTACTCAGCCACACAAAGGTACTATACTGGAAGTAGATCCTTTTGATAGTAGAGATTATAGATTTCAAGCCCCTATTATTCAGGGTTTAAACATGCCGACCTGTGTGAGATTCAGTCCTGATGGCAATAGTTTGTATGTATGTTCAGCGCCTACAGGGTCTATTTGGAAACTTTCGGGTTTTCAAGCTTAA
- a CDS encoding pro-sigmaK processing inhibitor BofA family protein: protein MSSTVVISIMIALIVLLLIVGAPVKPMRFIGQSTVKLGIGILFLFFLNVFGGAIGLHIPINLFTVIVSGFLGIFGLASLTAIHLFLI, encoded by the coding sequence TTGAGTTCTACGGTCGTTATTTCCATTATGATTGCATTAATTGTTTTATTATTAATTGTAGGTGCTCCGGTTAAGCCGATGCGTTTTATTGGACAAAGTACCGTTAAACTGGGGATAGGTATCTTGTTTTTGTTTTTCCTGAATGTGTTTGGTGGAGCAATAGGGCTACATATTCCTATTAATCTGTTTACCGTAATCGTGTCAGGGTTTTTAGGTATATTTGGACTAGCCTCACTGACGGCAATTCATTTGTTTTTAATTTAA
- a CDS encoding peptidoglycan recognition protein family protein translates to MSTGRVLRLTSPYMQGEDVRELQQALVDNNFYPDVNASDYGVDGVYGPDTEDAVRRYQTVQGLEVDGIAGQATLASLGVSSGGTGGTGGNVLQRGDSGSAVRELQQALVDNNFYPDVNASDNGVDGVYGPDTEDAVRRYQTIQGLEVDGIAGPATLGSLGLSSGGTGGTGGSGGSVLQRGDSGSAVRELQQALVDNNFYPDVNASDNGVDGVYGPDTEDAVRRYQTIEGLEVDGIAGPETLGSLGLSSGGTGGNVLQRGDSGSAVRELQQALVDNNFYPDVNASDNGVDGVYGPDTEDAVRRYQTIEGLEVDGIAGPETLGSLGLSNSGGTGGTGGTGGSDGGYSIGGDMGHLTVVNDIIPRFNGNRPSIIMTPQYITIHETANTDVGANAAMHANYVKQPGTAVSWHFTVDDGNRIYQHLPTYETGYHAGDGSGDGNRNSIGIELCVNSDGYFLETRRNAAALVKKLMTDFAIPISNVVPHNHWSGKNCPANLLSVFDDFLAQVENSSYEEPEVYSPDSVFTDKNPFLSPDTPEYDYDITVGGLTGTLTGTLVLDGDVPWTIAEEGENGESKVLHSHELDDGMDKMLNIMKEHYGLNEYGSIQEARTEIEGILGEVMDRLEEVRIDYFTDFEATWDPPFLNTTYIKMEILYFIPGSDAKLLETVSLDEIDYDNNRNRGRPQTGLVLVLVLLAVFALVALGLTMGSIIAAIIALLFGSSAAS, encoded by the coding sequence ATGAGCACAGGAAGAGTTTTACGTTTAACAAGTCCTTACATGCAAGGAGAAGATGTTCGAGAGCTGCAACAAGCATTGGTAGATAATAACTTTTATCCGGATGTAAATGCTTCAGACTATGGAGTAGATGGAGTTTATGGTCCAGATACCGAAGATGCGGTACGCCGTTACCAAACTGTTCAAGGATTAGAAGTAGACGGTATAGCAGGCCAGGCAACATTGGCATCTCTCGGGGTTAGCAGTGGAGGAACTGGCGGCACTGGAGGAAATGTATTACAACGAGGAGATTCTGGATCAGCAGTACGAGAGTTGCAACAAGCACTGGTAGATAATAATTTCTATCCGGATGTAAACGCCTCAGACAATGGAGTAGACGGGGTTTATGGTCCAGATACTGAGGATGCAGTACGCCGTTATCAAACCATTCAAGGACTAGAAGTAGATGGAATAGCAGGTCCAGCGACATTGGGATCACTTGGTTTAAGCAGCGGTGGAACAGGAGGCACCGGTGGCTCAGGAGGAAGTGTTTTGCAACGAGGAGATTCCGGTTCAGCAGTACGAGAGCTGCAACAAGCATTGGTAGATAATAATTTTTACCCGGATGTAAACGCCTCTGACAATGGGGTAGACGGAGTTTATGGTCCAGATACCGAAGATGCGGTACGCCGTTATCAAACCATTGAAGGACTAGAAGTAGATGGCATCGCTGGCCCAGAGACATTGGGATCACTTGGTTTAAGCAGCGGTGGCACAGGAGGAAACGTATTACAACGAGGAGATTCGGGTTCAGCAGTCCGAGAGTTGCAGCAAGCATTGGTAGATAATAATTTCTATCCGGATGTAAATGCCTCTGACAATGGAGTAGATGGAGTTTATGGTCCAGATACCGAAGATGCGGTACGCCGTTACCAAACCATAGAAGGGTTAGAAGTAGATGGAATCGCTGGCCCAGAGACGTTGGGATCACTTGGTTTAAGCAACAGCGGAGGAACCGGTGGAACTGGAGGCACTGGTGGCTCAGACGGTGGTTACAGTATTGGTGGTGACATGGGTCATCTAACTGTAGTAAATGATATTATTCCACGTTTTAATGGTAACCGTCCAAGTATTATCATGACTCCACAGTATATTACGATTCATGAGACGGCTAATACGGATGTTGGAGCAAATGCTGCTATGCATGCTAATTATGTAAAACAACCAGGGACAGCAGTTTCGTGGCATTTTACGGTAGATGATGGAAATAGGATTTATCAACATCTCCCAACGTATGAGACTGGGTATCATGCAGGAGATGGAAGTGGAGATGGAAATCGCAATAGTATTGGAATTGAACTATGTGTAAACAGTGATGGATACTTCTTGGAAACCAGACGAAATGCAGCGGCATTAGTTAAGAAATTAATGACGGACTTTGCAATTCCAATTTCTAATGTAGTTCCGCATAACCATTGGAGTGGGAAAAACTGCCCTGCTAATTTACTAAGTGTCTTTGATGACTTTCTGGCTCAAGTTGAGAATTCCTCTTATGAGGAGCCTGAAGTATACAGCCCGGACTCCGTCTTTACAGATAAAAACCCTTTCTTATCACCGGATACCCCTGAATACGATTATGACATTACAGTAGGAGGACTAACCGGGACTCTGACCGGAACTCTGGTTTTAGACGGTGACGTTCCATGGACAATTGCAGAAGAAGGAGAGAATGGTGAAAGTAAAGTTCTGCATAGTCATGAGTTGGATGATGGCATGGATAAGATGCTAAATATAATGAAAGAACACTATGGATTGAATGAATATGGGAGTATTCAGGAGGCGCGGACTGAAATTGAAGGGATACTTGGTGAAGTGATGGATCGTCTAGAGGAGGTGCGTATTGATTACTTTACTGATTTTGAAGCTACGTGGGATCCGCCTTTTCTTAACACAACTTATATAAAGATGGAAATTCTCTATTTTATTCCGGGTTCGGATGCAAAACTTTTGGAAACTGTTTCTTTAGATGAAATAGATTATGATAATAATAGGAATAGGGGTAGGCCGCAAACTGGGTTAGTTTTGGTGTTGGTTTTGCTCGCGGTATTCGCGCTTGTGGCATTAGGGTTAACGATGGGCAGTATTATAGCTGCAATTATAGCGTTGTTATTTGGTTCATCCGCAGCAAGCTAA
- a CDS encoding phage holin family protein — protein sequence MDSFLTFFQLNHLLGSFGMLFQYLVLFMIIDYCISMIRSIKNQSLSSRFGWAGILRKFSVILVVLMAHAIDHLLITTNDPLFDIPLRTLVIWAYLINEAVSILENLRDAGVYVPNVMKKTMNLLKDRYDPADSLKAEQRKGQEDGGKPSQEKNQ from the coding sequence ATGGATTCCTTTTTAACGTTCTTTCAACTAAACCATCTGCTTGGGAGTTTTGGCATGCTTTTTCAATATTTAGTGCTCTTTATGATTATCGACTATTGTATCAGCATGATTCGCTCCATTAAAAACCAAAGCTTATCGAGTCGGTTCGGATGGGCTGGGATTCTTCGTAAATTCTCTGTTATCCTCGTGGTCTTGATGGCTCATGCAATCGACCATCTGCTCATTACTACAAACGATCCTCTATTTGATATTCCGCTCCGAACTCTGGTCATTTGGGCCTATCTGATTAATGAAGCCGTGTCAATTCTGGAAAACTTGCGCGATGCAGGCGTCTATGTGCCTAATGTCATGAAAAAAACGATGAACCTATTAAAGGATCGGTATGACCCAGCCGATTCCCTAAAAGCTGAACAACGAAAAGGGCAAGAAGATGGAGGTAAGCCCTCTCAAGAAAAAAACCAATAA
- a CDS encoding MFS transporter, which produces MAYTPKLITALHNKSFALLWSGQSISFFGLAIYSTTLPFLVFHADGGAIELGLTNTFFILPQIIFLLMSGVYVDRWPRRRVLIVCDIIRGGAVLGISLLIITDALVLTHIYILTALMGFISTFYRPAVRGIIPQIVRKDQLIAANSLRSISGQVSEMVGPVVGGALVAAIGLYIAYSINAVTFLLSALFISFVSIKTKDEKGINEPKLATSFWNDFKDGWNAIRERAWLGASILIGSLSNIGIASFDVIILPVYAETSYNGVQTYGWFLAAMAIGALLCATIIGRLERISYRGILYYVFMALSGVCVLLLSLRPVFLVSLFLLAVIGFSLTAFIIIWDSAVQELVDEHVLGRVTSFQMFGGLALLPIGYGLFGSFIENLGTVMAMGIAGVIIVLVSLLGLTNKRVRQLN; this is translated from the coding sequence ATGGCATACACGCCAAAACTTATAACCGCACTACATAATAAGTCCTTTGCTTTGCTATGGTCCGGACAGAGCATATCTTTTTTTGGGTTAGCGATCTATTCCACTACACTTCCTTTTCTAGTTTTTCATGCTGACGGGGGTGCAATTGAACTCGGATTGACAAATACATTCTTTATTCTTCCACAGATTATCTTTCTATTAATGAGTGGCGTTTATGTTGATCGATGGCCGAGGCGAAGGGTACTGATAGTTTGTGATATCATTCGCGGCGGAGCTGTACTTGGGATTTCATTGCTCATCATCACGGATGCGTTGGTGCTCACGCATATTTACATATTAACGGCCTTAATGGGGTTTATTTCCACGTTTTACCGTCCGGCTGTTCGAGGAATAATTCCGCAGATTGTAAGAAAGGATCAGCTTATAGCTGCTAATTCGCTTCGATCTATTTCGGGGCAAGTAAGTGAAATGGTTGGACCTGTAGTTGGTGGGGCGCTTGTTGCTGCTATCGGGCTCTATATTGCTTATAGTATTAATGCGGTTACATTTTTATTATCCGCCCTGTTTATTTCTTTCGTATCGATTAAAACGAAAGATGAAAAGGGGATAAATGAGCCGAAACTCGCAACTTCTTTTTGGAATGACTTTAAAGATGGATGGAATGCGATTCGTGAGCGAGCATGGCTGGGAGCGAGTATTTTAATTGGATCTTTATCAAATATTGGGATTGCCTCTTTTGATGTGATCATTTTGCCTGTTTATGCAGAGACTTCATATAATGGGGTGCAAACATATGGATGGTTTTTGGCTGCGATGGCTATAGGAGCATTATTATGTGCAACGATCATTGGGCGATTAGAGAGGATATCTTATCGTGGTATTTTATATTATGTTTTTATGGCATTGTCAGGGGTATGCGTTCTGCTTTTGTCATTAAGGCCAGTATTCCTTGTGTCTCTCTTTCTATTAGCCGTAATCGGATTCAGCTTAACGGCATTTATCATTATTTGGGATAGCGCTGTACAGGAATTAGTCGATGAGCATGTACTGGGGCGTGTTACTAGTTTTCAGATGTTTGGTGGGTTGGCCCTTTTGCCGATTGGTTACGGCTTATTTGGTTCTTTCATTGAAAACCTGGGAACTGTAATGGCAATGGGGATAGCGGGGGTAATAATTGTTCTTGTCTCTTTGCTTGGTTTGACTAATAAAAGGGTGCGGCAGCTTAACTAA
- a CDS encoding sigma factor G inhibitor Gin, protein MKQSNFFERCGICEEEKARGIHLYTMFICSECEYNMIHTEPREEKYNYYLRKLKNVSKPKLYS, encoded by the coding sequence ATGAAACAATCTAATTTCTTTGAGCGGTGCGGTATTTGTGAGGAAGAAAAGGCAAGGGGCATTCATTTGTATACCATGTTTATTTGCAGTGAATGTGAGTATAATATGATTCATACCGAGCCCAGAGAAGAGAAGTATAACTACTATCTAAGAAAATTAAAAAATGTAAGCAAACCGAAATTATATTCATAG
- a CDS encoding sigma factor-like helix-turn-helix DNA-binding protein, which translates to MEMTGNYIEDYFPGDLYILENSVMHHFFSSDKNISLLISAYEEEGIANKRHLDEAFKEHFYKVKLFNYTTKLIRFYTIEMKERYSRFHKRNLFILDDFTTEEDESVGLIDLTTDENIHTPEDKLENHLGLLDCTTDKNLYKALLSLSTKQLKVLNLLYAEGLGNKEIADVFGDSDQNISRIHKRAIKSLKNKLEVAS; encoded by the coding sequence ATGGAAATGACAGGTAATTATATTGAAGACTATTTTCCTGGTGATCTCTATATTTTGGAAAACTCGGTAATGCATCACTTTTTTAGTTCTGATAAAAATATCTCTCTTCTAATCTCTGCATATGAAGAGGAAGGCATTGCCAACAAAAGACACTTGGATGAAGCATTTAAAGAACATTTCTATAAAGTAAAATTGTTCAATTATACGACCAAATTAATTCGTTTTTACACCATTGAGATGAAGGAAAGGTATTCAAGGTTCCATAAGCGAAACCTTTTTATTTTAGATGATTTTACGACAGAAGAAGACGAAAGCGTTGGATTAATAGATTTAACTACAGATGAAAATATTCACACTCCGGAAGATAAATTAGAGAATCATTTGGGACTTCTAGACTGCACAACGGACAAAAACCTTTATAAAGCCCTCTTGTCACTTTCTACTAAACAGCTAAAGGTTCTTAACTTGTTATATGCGGAGGGTTTAGGAAATAAAGAAATTGCAGATGTTTTCGGTGATAGTGACCAAAACATTTCCAGAATCCATAAACGGGCAATAAAATCTTTAAAAAACAAGCTGGAGGTGGCATCTTGA